A genome region from Tolypothrix sp. PCC 7712 includes the following:
- a CDS encoding putative 2-dehydropantoate 2-reductase has translation MSERSYAILGTGALGGFYGAKLQKAGLDVHFLLRSDYEYVSKSGLVVESIDGDFTLTQVNAYDDVAKMPQCDVVVVSLKTTQNHLLPQMLPPVVKENGVVLVLQNGLAVEEEVAQIVDNVTIIGGLCFLCSNKVADGHIRHLDYGQITLGEYAANYNPMGMTPRMQQIADDFTNAGIAIELTEDLLLGRWKKLVWNIPYNGLSVILNARTDELMANMHTRELVEQVMYEVSAGAKTGGRVIAESFIQTMLDYTVKMKPYRTSMKIDYDERRPLEVEAIFGNPLRKAQAAGVDLRLIRCLYQQLKFLDRGNG, from the coding sequence ATGTCCGAGCGTAGTTACGCCATTTTAGGCACTGGTGCATTAGGTGGTTTTTATGGTGCCAAGCTGCAAAAAGCTGGTTTAGATGTCCACTTTTTGCTGAGAAGTGATTATGAATATGTCAGTAAATCGGGTTTGGTGGTGGAATCAATTGATGGTGATTTCACCCTGACTCAAGTCAATGCCTACGATGATGTCGCCAAAATGCCACAATGCGATGTGGTGGTGGTGTCGCTGAAAACTACACAAAACCATTTACTACCGCAGATGTTACCGCCCGTGGTTAAGGAGAATGGGGTGGTGTTGGTGTTGCAAAATGGATTGGCGGTAGAAGAGGAAGTTGCTCAGATAGTTGATAATGTGACTATTATTGGTGGGTTGTGTTTTCTCTGTTCCAACAAAGTTGCAGATGGACATATCCGTCACCTGGACTATGGACAAATTACCTTGGGAGAATATGCTGCTAACTACAATCCGATGGGGATGACACCCAGGATGCAGCAAATAGCTGATGACTTTACTAATGCAGGTATCGCTATAGAGTTAACTGAAGACTTATTACTGGGGCGATGGAAAAAACTGGTGTGGAATATTCCCTATAATGGGTTGTCTGTAATTCTCAACGCCAGAACTGATGAGTTAATGGCGAATATGCACACCCGTGAGTTAGTTGAACAGGTGATGTATGAAGTTAGCGCTGGGGCGAAGACGGGGGGGAGGGTGATTGCTGAGAGTTTTATTCAAACTATGTTGGATTATACGGTGAAGATGAAGCCTTACCGTACCAGCATGAAGATTGATTATGATGAACGTCGCCCTTTGGAAGTGGAAGCGATTTTTGGGAATCCGTTACGGAAGGCGCAAGCCGCAGGGGTGGATTTACGGTTGATTCGGTGTTTGTATCAGCAGTTGAAGTTTTTGGATAGGGGGAATGGGTAA
- a CDS encoding BrnA antitoxin family protein, with the protein MLDDDIDYSDIPPLTDEFFEKATLRIPAAQAKNLIQLDPDVIAWFQAQGSEYKTLINAVLRRHIESSADQKSA; encoded by the coding sequence ATGTTAGATGACGACATTGATTATTCAGATATTCCGCCATTAACTGATGAATTTTTTGAAAAAGCAACATTGCGAATTCCGGCGGCTCAAGCTAAAAATTTGATTCAATTAGACCCAGATGTAATAGCTTGGTTTCAAGCTCAAGGCTCAGAATATAAAACTCTCATCAACGCTGTTTTGCGTCGTCACATTGAAAGTAGCGCCGATCAAAAATCCGCATAA
- a CDS encoding leucine-rich repeat domain-containing protein — MTEKELLQVIEKAVIEGVTKLDLSRKNLTALPPEIGKLVNLRSLGLSNNQLSSLPVQFGQLLNLQTLNLSNNQLSSLPSEFGQLLNLEYLNLRDNQLSNLPAEFGQLLNLQSLGLDSNQLSSLPAEFGKLLNLRWLDLSNNQLSTLPAEFGQLLNLQSLKLSNNQLSTLPEEIRNLANLIKLDLRRNPVPIPPEILGSDNLSEDPGDVNEILDFYFRSK, encoded by the coding sequence ATGACCGAGAAAGAACTGCTACAGGTAATTGAAAAAGCTGTAATAGAAGGTGTAACAAAATTAGACCTTTCACGTAAAAATTTAACGGCTTTACCGCCTGAAATTGGTAAGCTGGTCAACTTGCGATCGCTCGGCCTCAGCAATAATCAACTGAGCAGTCTGCCAGTGCAATTTGGACAACTGCTCAACTTGCAAACTCTCAACCTCAGCAATAATCAACTGAGCAGTCTACCAAGTGAATTTGGTCAACTGCTCAACTTGGAATATCTCAACCTCAGGGATAATCAACTGAGCAATCTACCAGCGGAATTTGGACAACTGCTCAACTTGCAATCCCTCGGCCTCGACAGTAATCAACTGAGCAGTCTGCCTGCGGAATTCGGAAAACTGCTCAACTTGCGATGGCTTGACCTCAGCAATAATCAACTAAGCACTCTGCCTGCGGAATTTGGACAACTGCTCAACTTGCAATCCCTCAAACTCAGCAATAATCAACTAAGCACTCTGCCTGAGGAAATCAGGAACTTAGCAAATCTGATCAAGCTAGATCTGCGGAGAAATCCAGTCCCCATTCCACCTGAGATTTTAGGGAGCGACAATTTATCAGAAGATCCAGGTGATGTAAATGAAATCCTCGATTTTTATTTTCGGTCAAAGTAA
- the treY gene encoding malto-oligosyltrehalose synthase — translation MRIPKATYRIQFTSQFNFDNAKAIAAYLADLGISDLYASPIFKARSGSTHGYDVVDAAQLNPELGSTESFEALVSELQSLGMGWLQDIVPNHMAYSSENAYLMDVLEHGPDSSYTDYFDLCWNVPFGDREQRILAPLLGDFYGVSLEKGDIQLQYEQNGLTVNYYSLKLPLRLESYTKFLTYNLGRLTRTLGRNHPDFIKLLGILYILKNVPSEVAGKQRQDQIAFIKGLVWELYTTNDDIREFIDDNLKTFNGEPGNSESFNLLDDILKEQFYRLAFWKVGAEEMNYRRFFTVNELISVKVEELRVFNNTHSLIQKLVAEGKFTGLRIDHIDGLYNPSQYLERLQEKMGDVYITVEKILELTEDLPENWRIAGTSGYDFLNYINGVFCQSANESEFEQIYQKFIGNKVDYASLVNKNKHLILEKNLAGDVDNLAILLKNISSKYRFGNDFTVNGLKRAIAEILTLFPIYRTYITPDGIQEGDRAYIEEVIRQAKVQAPLLQHEMDFIEKLMLLEFDDSLTQTEREQWLYFVMRMQQYTGPLMAKGVEDTTLYSYNCFISLNEVGGNPSHFGISLGEFHNFNHKHQQTWPHTMNTTATHDTKRGEDVRARLNVLSEIPDEWEQRVNKWSSMNQGHKSKRKNATMPDRNDEYFLYQTLVGAFPFAEHEYSTFGERVKEYIIKSIREAKVHTAWLRPDSEYEEACTSFVEKVLDPSISQDFLTDFREFQQRIANYGIFNSLSQTLLKIVAPGVPDFYQGTELWELSLVDPDNRRPVDFEQRQSYLSDIKQQIKTDILGLIAELLTAKTDGRIKLFLTVQALKARIDYLQLFQDGEYLPLEIQGTHADHIIAFARQQGNQTAIAIAPRFFTSLIQPEEYPLGESVWQDTHLQLPKGTSATWKNLLTQQSLEATGTLSIGAALAHFPVALLVSNE, via the coding sequence ATGCGAATTCCTAAAGCTACATATCGAATTCAATTTACATCGCAATTTAACTTTGACAACGCCAAAGCGATCGCAGCTTACTTGGCTGATTTAGGTATCTCCGATTTATACGCCTCCCCTATCTTCAAAGCTAGATCCGGTAGTACGCATGGCTATGATGTAGTAGATGCTGCTCAACTTAATCCCGAATTAGGTAGTACAGAATCCTTTGAAGCCTTAGTCAGCGAACTCCAATCCCTTGGTATGGGATGGTTACAAGACATTGTACCTAACCACATGGCTTATAGTAGCGAAAACGCCTACTTAATGGATGTATTAGAACATGGCCCAGATTCCAGCTATACCGACTACTTCGATTTATGCTGGAATGTACCCTTTGGCGATCGCGAACAGCGCATACTCGCACCTTTGCTGGGAGACTTTTATGGTGTTTCCCTAGAAAAGGGAGACATTCAATTGCAATATGAACAAAACGGGTTAACTGTTAATTATTACAGTTTAAAATTGCCCCTGCGGTTAGAATCTTACACCAAATTCCTCACTTATAATCTGGGCAGACTTACCCGGACTTTAGGACGCAATCATCCCGATTTTATTAAATTATTAGGGATTCTCTACATTCTGAAAAACGTCCCTTCTGAGGTGGCTGGTAAACAGCGTCAAGACCAAATCGCCTTTATTAAAGGTTTAGTTTGGGAACTATATACTACTAACGATGATATCCGCGAGTTCATTGACGATAACCTGAAAACATTCAACGGCGAACCAGGTAATTCCGAAAGCTTTAATTTGCTCGATGACATCCTCAAAGAGCAATTTTATCGCCTCGCTTTTTGGAAAGTTGGCGCGGAAGAAATGAACTATCGTCGCTTCTTTACCGTCAATGAACTGATTTCGGTGAAAGTTGAAGAACTGCGGGTTTTTAATAACACCCATAGCTTAATTCAAAAGTTAGTAGCAGAAGGCAAATTTACAGGCTTACGCATTGACCATATTGACGGACTTTATAACCCCAGCCAATATTTAGAAAGACTGCAAGAAAAAATGGGTGATGTCTATATCACTGTTGAAAAAATCTTGGAACTCACAGAAGATTTGCCAGAAAACTGGAGAATTGCAGGTACATCTGGTTATGACTTTTTAAACTATATCAATGGCGTATTCTGTCAATCAGCAAACGAGTCAGAATTTGAGCAAATTTATCAGAAATTTATCGGTAATAAAGTAGATTATGCATCCCTTGTCAACAAGAATAAGCACCTGATTCTAGAAAAGAATTTAGCAGGAGACGTTGATAATTTAGCGATTTTGTTAAAGAATATTTCCAGCAAATATCGCTTTGGCAATGATTTTACAGTCAACGGCTTAAAAAGAGCGATCGCAGAAATTCTCACTCTCTTCCCTATTTACCGCACCTATATTACACCTGACGGCATTCAAGAAGGCGATCGCGCCTACATTGAGGAAGTAATTCGCCAAGCCAAAGTCCAAGCGCCTTTGTTACAGCATGAAATGGACTTCATTGAAAAGCTGATGCTACTGGAGTTTGATGACTCCCTCACGCAAACAGAACGGGAACAATGGCTATATTTTGTCATGCGGATGCAGCAATACACCGGGCCTTTGATGGCGAAAGGCGTAGAAGACACCACATTATATTCCTACAACTGCTTTATCTCCCTCAATGAAGTCGGCGGAAATCCCAGTCATTTTGGTATTTCTCTGGGCGAATTCCATAATTTTAACCACAAGCACCAACAAACTTGGCCCCATACTATGAACACCACCGCCACCCACGACACCAAGCGGGGTGAAGATGTGCGCGCTAGGTTAAATGTGCTGTCAGAAATTCCTGATGAGTGGGAACAGCGAGTTAACAAGTGGAGTAGCATGAATCAAGGGCATAAAAGCAAGCGCAAAAATGCAACTATGCCCGATCGCAATGACGAATATTTTCTCTATCAAACCTTAGTCGGGGCGTTTCCCTTCGCGGAACATGAATATTCAACCTTTGGAGAAAGGGTGAAAGAATACATCATTAAATCGATTCGGGAAGCCAAAGTACATACAGCATGGTTGCGTCCCGATAGCGAGTATGAAGAGGCTTGTACATCATTTGTGGAGAAAGTTCTAGATCCATCTATCTCCCAAGACTTCCTCACAGATTTCCGCGAATTTCAACAGCGCATTGCCAACTATGGTATCTTCAACTCCCTTTCTCAAACTCTACTAAAAATTGTTGCCCCTGGCGTACCCGACTTTTACCAAGGAACCGAACTTTGGGAACTCAGCTTAGTAGATCCCGATAACCGTCGCCCCGTAGATTTTGAACAACGCCAGAGTTATTTAAGCGACATCAAACAGCAAATCAAAACCGACATTCTGGGCTTAATTGCGGAATTACTCACCGCCAAAACCGATGGGAGAATCAAACTCTTTTTAACAGTACAAGCCCTAAAAGCCAGAATCGATTACCTGCAACTATTCCAAGACGGTGAATATCTCCCCTTAGAAATCCAGGGAACCCATGCCGATCATATTATCGCCTTTGCCAGACAGCAGGGAAATCAAACAGCGATCGCGATCGCCCCACGCTTTTTCACCAGCCTTATTCAACCTGAGGAATATCCCTTAGGCGAATCGGTATGGCAAGATACACATCTGCAATTACCTAAAGGAACCTCCGCCACCTGGAAAAACCTGCTAACTCAGCAATCCCTAGAAGCGACAGGAACATTATCTATCGGCGCAGCACTGGCGCATTTTCCCGTAGCTTTGTTAGTGAGTAATGAGTAA
- a CDS encoding COR domain-containing protein produces the protein MTEAKLLQVIKQASIEGVTELDLSGNNLTVLPPEIGKLTQLKKLILGNYRIGDNLSALPVEIGLLNQREERQIIDNRLTSLLREIRQRVNLQSLYLGSHQLSSLPPEIGQLVNLQSLYLGSHQLSSLPSEIGQLVNLQSLYLGNNQLSSLPSEIGQLVNLQSLYLGNNQLSSLPPEIGQLVNLQSLYLGNNQLSSLPSEIGQLVNLQSLYLGNNQLSSLPPEIGQLLNLDLLDLSINQLSSLPSEIGQLVNLQSLYLGSNQFSSLLPEIGQLLNLQTLDLNINQLSSLPLEIGQLLNLDLLELGNNQLSSLPSEIGQLVKLRSLSLGNNQLSSLPSEIGQLVKLRSLYLGNNQLSSLPPEIGQLVNLQSLYLGNNQLSSLPPEIGQLVNLQSLSLGSNQLSSLPPEIGQLLNLQSLYLGSNQLSSLPPEIGQLVNLRSLYLSSNQLSSLPLEIGQLVNLQSLYLRSNQFSSLPPEIGQLVNLQTLELEDNELITLPPEIRENGLRAILNFYKQQLEQESEDLYEAKFLIIGEGGAGKTSLAKKIKNESYELQQDEKSTEGIEVIRWDFIQPNGKDFRVNIWDFGGQEIYHQTHQFFLTKRSLYALVADTRKENTDFYWWLKVVELLSENSPVIIIKNEKQDRQCEVNERQLRGEFTNLKEALSSNLATNRGLLEIKQAIQNYISRLPHVGTHLPKLWVKVRSALENDSGNYISFYEYKNLCRDNNLTDDKYQLDLSRYLHDLGVCLHFQDDSTLKHYVILKPEWATTAVYKVLDNKNVKQNLGRFTQENLQDIWQDRQYADMQDELLQLMMRFKLCYPIPNSPNNYIAPQLLDIDQPEYSWDETNNLILRYEYKFMPKGIITRFIVETHPWIEKQKIVWRSGVVLNKDQTRAEVIENYHQREIKIRVVGNRKKELLAVVTHELDKIHQSFERLQYDTLVPCNCNQCEGSPTPHSYPLENLYKRLKAGRYQIECENSYEMVDVRRLIDDVNLPPVEAEHQFNPQVAPLQKELSKAKVESLQNQAMINYHDFQILVTADRKIRASSEQGDEWGELRLEMNKIKLSLKLLESRQTDSDLLKALGGELYQALFPTKIHGRLQATIAGAQANNYEVRLRLVFESPELAALPWEFLYDEATNTFLANNTQTVLSRYVDVPLQKRELKAASQPLKVLLVISSPSNLPPLDVAGEERLIRDALAKHIDAGTIELDVLHQATRSNISQKLREKPYNVFHFIGHGKFENNKGCIALVDTDGKYKLLDDEGFANFFLGNRSLGLAVLNSCQGAAVSSNQAFAGIAPNLVRRGIPAVVAMQYEILDTTAKLFADEFYRTLALGWPVDAAIQTTRNAISMEVGLDKPDFATPVLYMRAKDGIILAKEV, from the coding sequence ATGACCGAGGCAAAACTGCTACAGGTAATTAAACAAGCCTCAATAGAAGGCGTAACAGAACTTGACCTCTCTGGTAACAATTTGACGGTCTTACCGCCTGAAATTGGCAAGCTGACTCAACTAAAAAAGTTAATTCTCGGCAACTACAGAATTGGGGACAACCTAAGTGCTTTACCTGTAGAAATTGGATTGCTCAATCAACGTGAAGAACGTCAAATTATTGATAATCGCTTAACCAGTCTGCTTAGGGAAATTAGACAACGGGTAAACTTGCAATCGCTCTACCTGGGCAGTCATCAACTTAGCAGTCTACCACCGGAAATTGGACAACTAGTCAACTTGCAATCGCTCTACCTGGGCAGTCATCAACTTAGCAGTCTGCCAAGTGAAATTGGACAACTAGTCAACTTGCAATCGCTCTACCTGGGCAATAATCAACTCAGCAGTCTGCCAAGTGAAATTGGACAACTAGTCAACTTGCAATCGCTCTACCTGGGCAATAATCAACTCAGCAGTCTACCACCGGAAATTGGACAACTAGTCAACTTGCAATCGCTCTACCTGGGCAATAATCAACTCAGCAGTCTGCCAAGTGAAATTGGACAACTAGTCAACTTGCAATCGCTCTACCTGGGCAATAATCAACTCAGCAGTCTACCACCGGAAATTGGACAACTGCTCAACTTAGACTTGCTCGACTTGAGCATTAATCAACTCAGCAGTCTGCCAAGTGAAATTGGACAACTAGTCAACTTGCAATCGCTCTACCTGGGCAGTAATCAATTCAGCAGTCTACTACCGGAAATTGGACAACTGCTCAACTTGCAAACGCTCGACCTCAACATTAATCAACTCAGCAGTCTGCCACTGGAAATTGGACAACTGCTCAACTTAGATTTGCTCGAACTGGGCAATAATCAACTCAGCAGTCTGCCAAGTGAAATTGGACAACTAGTCAAATTGCGATCGCTTTCCCTGGGCAATAATCAACTCAGCAGTCTGCCAAGTGAAATTGGACAACTAGTCAAATTGCGATCGCTCTACCTGGGCAATAATCAACTCAGCAGTCTACCACCGGAAATTGGACAACTAGTCAACTTGCAATCGCTCTACCTGGGCAATAATCAACTCAGCAGTCTACCACCGGAAATTGGACAACTAGTCAACTTGCAATCGCTCTCCCTGGGCAGCAATCAACTCAGCAGTCTACCACCGGAAATTGGACAACTGCTCAACTTGCAATCGCTCTACCTGGGCAGCAATCAACTCAGCAGTCTACCACCGGAAATTGGACAACTGGTCAACTTGCGATCGCTCTACCTAAGCAGCAATCAACTCAGCAGTCTGCCACTGGAAATTGGACAACTGGTCAACTTGCAATCGCTCTACCTGAGAAGTAATCAATTCAGCAGTCTGCCACCGGAAATTGGACAACTAGTCAATCTGCAAACCCTAGAACTCGAAGACAACGAATTAATAACACTTCCGCCAGAAATCCGAGAAAATGGATTAAGAGCAATTCTTAACTTTTATAAACAACAACTAGAACAAGAAAGTGAAGACCTCTACGAAGCAAAATTCTTGATTATTGGCGAAGGAGGAGCAGGTAAAACTTCTTTAGCTAAGAAAATAAAAAATGAAAGTTACGAACTCCAGCAGGATGAAAAATCAACTGAAGGCATTGAGGTAATCCGGTGGGACTTCATACAGCCTAATGGTAAAGACTTTCGTGTTAATATTTGGGACTTTGGCGGTCAAGAAATCTACCATCAAACCCATCAGTTTTTCCTCACCAAACGTTCTCTCTATGCTTTAGTTGCTGATACTCGCAAAGAAAACACAGACTTTTACTGGTGGCTGAAAGTCGTTGAACTCTTAAGTGAAAATAGCCCAGTTATCATCATAAAAAATGAAAAACAAGACCGTCAATGCGAAGTTAATGAGCGCCAATTGCGTGGAGAATTCACTAATTTAAAAGAAGCTCTGTCCAGCAACTTAGCCACTAATCGCGGTTTACTAGAGATTAAACAAGCTATTCAAAACTATATCAGCAGACTTCCCCATGTCGGCACACATCTGCCAAAACTCTGGGTAAAAGTCCGTTCTGCTTTAGAAAATGACTCCGGCAACTACATTAGCTTTTACGAATACAAAAACCTTTGCCGAGATAATAATTTAACTGACGATAAATATCAGCTGGATCTGAGTCGCTATCTGCACGACCTCGGTGTTTGCCTACACTTTCAAGACGATTCTACACTGAAACACTATGTCATCCTCAAACCAGAATGGGCAACTACTGCTGTCTACAAAGTGTTAGACAATAAAAACGTTAAGCAAAATCTGGGACGTTTCACCCAGGAAAATCTTCAAGATATTTGGCAAGATAGGCAATATGCTGATATGCAAGATGAACTGCTGCAATTAATGATGCGGTTCAAACTTTGCTACCCAATTCCTAATAGTCCCAACAATTATATTGCCCCGCAACTACTCGATATTGACCAACCTGAATATAGTTGGGACGAAACTAATAACCTAATTTTGCGCTATGAATACAAGTTTATGCCCAAGGGTATTATTACCCGCTTTATTGTAGAAACACACCCTTGGATTGAAAAACAAAAAATCGTTTGGCGAAGCGGTGTTGTCCTCAACAAAGACCAAACTCGCGCAGAAGTGATTGAAAATTATCACCAAAGAGAAATTAAAATCCGTGTAGTAGGAAATCGTAAAAAAGAATTGCTAGCTGTTGTTACTCATGAATTAGATAAAATCCATCAATCTTTTGAGCGTTTGCAGTATGATACTCTTGTTCCTTGTAATTGCAACCAGTGTGAAGGAAGCCCAACACCTCATTCCTATCCATTAGAAAATTTGTATAAGCGCTTAAAAGCTGGTCGCTATCAAATTGAGTGCGAAAACAGCTATGAAATGGTCGATGTCCGCAGGTTAATTGATGATGTTAATTTGCCACCTGTGGAAGCAGAACATCAATTTAATCCCCAAGTTGCACCACTACAAAAAGAACTATCTAAAGCAAAAGTTGAATCATTACAAAATCAAGCGATGATTAATTATCATGATTTTCAAATATTAGTAACAGCAGACCGCAAAATTCGCGCTTCCTCAGAACAAGGTGACGAGTGGGGCGAATTGCGATTAGAAATGAATAAAATTAAGCTGTCATTAAAACTGCTGGAGTCCCGTCAAACAGATAGCGATTTGCTCAAAGCATTAGGCGGCGAACTCTACCAAGCACTATTCCCCACTAAGATTCACGGAAGATTACAAGCGACAATCGCAGGCGCACAGGCGAATAATTACGAGGTACGCTTACGCCTAGTATTTGAATCTCCCGAATTAGCCGCCCTCCCTTGGGAATTTCTCTATGATGAGGCTACTAACACTTTCCTGGCAAACAATACTCAAACTGTACTTTCGCGTTATGTTGACGTTCCCCTACAAAAGCGCGAACTCAAAGCCGCAAGTCAACCGCTTAAAGTGCTGCTAGTCATCTCCAGCCCAAGTAACTTACCGCCATTAGATGTTGCTGGAGAAGAACGCCTCATCCGTGATGCACTGGCAAAGCACATAGATGCAGGCACAATTGAGTTAGATGTGCTACATCAAGCAACCAGAAGTAATATCTCTCAAAAGCTACGCGAAAAGCCTTACAATGTTTTCCATTTCATTGGTCATGGTAAATTTGAGAACAACAAAGGCTGTATTGCCTTAGTAGATACCGATGGCAAATATAAATTATTAGATGATGAGGGTTTTGCCAACTTCTTCTTAGGTAACCGCAGCTTAGGTTTAGCTGTACTAAATTCCTGTCAAGGTGCGGCTGTATCTTCCAATCAAGCATTTGCAGGTATCGCACCCAACCTAGTACGCCGAGGCATCCCTGCTGTAGTTGCTATGCAATACGAAATCCTCGACACTACAGCCAAGTTGTTTGCTGATGAATTTTATCGCACTCTTGCTCTAGGCTGGCCTGTAGATGCAGCGATACAAACCACCCGCAACGCTATTTCAATGGAAGTCGGCTTAGATAAACCTGACTTTGCAACACCAGTGCTTTATATGCGCGCCAAGGATGGAATTATTTTGGCTAAAGAAGTATGA
- a CDS encoding trehalase family glycosidase — protein sequence MTPQTSTQSPFTSKQIEAVRTYIKKTWKTLRRSHSHLLQSAKDAKLEHKPDSPWIIYISPREDCPNVQSVLERSLSKEDVRQIEIRTLPPEAEAIREHGLLYLPGDYVVPGGRFNEMYGWDSYFILLGLLRDGELDLAQSQVDQLLYQVQHYGTILNANRTYMLSRSQPPVLSLMVLAMFQHSQDEEWLRSTVPLLEQFYYYWVVPPHLNPATGLSRYYALGEGPAPEVLFSERDEEGKNHYERVKEYYQKFEIEDYDVSLYYDRETDELSNLFYKGDRTMRESGFDISNRFGPFSIDIIHYAPVCLNSLLYQMEQDLAQINDILGNEQLAQQWRDRAEVRRDRIDQCLWDEPQGLYLDYHFQTQTRRKYEFATTFYPLWVGVASDAQAKRVVENLSIFEAPGGLFTSTRVTGNQWDAPFGWAPLTLIAVQGLHRYGYHQEGDRIARKFLAMVIKEFERRGSLVEKYDVERCSANVSDEICFGYSSNEVGFGWTNGVVLELLATLR from the coding sequence ATGACACCTCAAACTTCCACCCAATCCCCATTTACCAGCAAACAAATTGAAGCTGTCAGAACATATATCAAAAAAACCTGGAAAACCCTAAGGCGATCGCACTCACATTTACTGCAATCTGCCAAAGATGCCAAACTAGAACATAAACCCGATAGCCCTTGGATTATCTACATTTCCCCTAGAGAAGATTGTCCCAATGTTCAGTCCGTCTTAGAGCGATCGCTATCTAAAGAAGATGTCCGCCAAATCGAAATTCGCACCCTACCCCCCGAAGCCGAAGCCATCCGAGAACATGGATTGCTATATCTCCCCGGCGATTACGTTGTTCCAGGCGGACGTTTTAACGAAATGTACGGCTGGGACAGTTACTTTATTTTGCTAGGTTTATTACGTGATGGCGAATTGGATTTAGCCCAAAGTCAAGTTGATCAGTTACTTTACCAAGTACAGCATTACGGCACAATCCTTAATGCCAACCGTACTTATATGCTGTCGCGATCGCAACCCCCCGTCCTCAGCCTCATGGTTTTGGCAATGTTTCAGCATAGCCAAGATGAAGAATGGCTGAGGTCAACAGTACCGCTATTAGAGCAATTTTACTATTACTGGGTAGTCCCGCCCCACCTCAACCCTGCCACAGGGTTATCCAGATATTATGCTTTAGGCGAAGGCCCAGCACCAGAAGTATTATTCTCCGAACGCGATGAGGAAGGAAAAAACCACTACGAACGCGTCAAAGAATACTACCAAAAATTTGAAATCGAAGATTATGATGTCAGCCTTTACTATGACCGAGAAACAGACGAATTAAGCAATCTGTTTTACAAAGGCGATCGCACCATGCGCGAATCTGGCTTTGATATCAGCAATCGCTTTGGCCCCTTTAGTATTGATATTATCCATTATGCGCCCGTCTGCCTCAACAGCTTGCTTTACCAAATGGAACAAGACTTGGCGCAAATCAATGATATTCTCGGTAACGAACAACTAGCCCAACAATGGCGCGATCGCGCAGAAGTCAGACGCGATCGCATCGATCAATGTCTTTGGGATGAACCCCAGGGACTTTATCTCGACTATCACTTTCAAACTCAAACACGCCGCAAATACGAATTTGCTACCACCTTTTATCCCCTGTGGGTGGGAGTCGCTTCCGACGCACAAGCCAAACGCGTCGTTGAAAATCTCTCCATCTTTGAAGCCCCAGGCGGATTATTTACCAGCACCCGCGTTACAGGTAACCAATGGGATGCACCCTTTGGCTGGGCACCCTTAACATTAATTGCTGTCCAAGGATTGCACCGTTACGGCTATCATCAAGAAGGCGATCGCATCGCCCGCAAATTCTTAGCTATGGTAATTAAAGAATTTGAGCGTCGCGGTAGCCTAGTCGAAAAATACGACGTAGAACGCTGTTCCGCCAACGTTTCCGACGAAATCTGCTTTGGCTACAGTTCCAACGAAGTCGGCTTCGGCTGGACAAACGGTGTAGTACTCGAACTCCTCGCAACCTTGAGGTGA
- a CDS encoding fasciclin domain-containing protein, giving the protein MADIVDIAVSNDAFKTLVTAVQAAGLVETLKSPGPFTVFAPTDDAFAKLPAGTIQTLVQNIPQLTRILKFHVVPGKLMQADLAKLGTVTSVEGSPIKIDCSDGFEVKNATVLAADIEADNGVIHVIDTVILMG; this is encoded by the coding sequence ATGGCTGATATTGTAGATATTGCCGTTAGCAATGACGCGTTTAAAACCTTAGTAACTGCTGTACAAGCTGCTGGTTTAGTAGAGACATTAAAAAGTCCTGGGCCGTTTACTGTGTTTGCTCCTACTGATGATGCTTTTGCTAAGTTACCAGCAGGAACTATTCAAACTCTAGTGCAAAATATTCCTCAGTTAACAAGGATTTTAAAATTTCATGTAGTGCCTGGAAAGCTGATGCAGGCTGACTTAGCAAAACTTGGAACAGTTACTTCTGTGGAAGGTTCACCGATTAAAATTGATTGTTCTGACGGATTTGAAGTGAAAAACGCCACAGTTTTAGCAGCCGATATCGAAGCTGATAATGGTGTAATTCACGTCATTGATACAGTAATTTTGATGGGATGA